One stretch of Nicotiana tabacum cultivar K326 chromosome 18, ASM71507v2, whole genome shotgun sequence DNA includes these proteins:
- the LOC107803503 gene encoding phototropic-responsive NPH3 family protein NPY2 yields the protein MKFMKLGSKPDTFQSDGKNIRYVASELASDIVVNIGDVKFYLHKFPLMSKSACLQKLVASTSEGNGDEVYIHDIPGGPSAFEICAKFCYSMTVTLNAYNVIAARCAAEYLEMHETVEKGNLIYKVDVFLHSSIFRSWKDSIILLQTTKSSRLHMCEEVKLISYCIDAIASKTCIDVRKVDWSYTYNRTKIPEENGNSNGIRSRVVPNDWWVDDLSELEIDLYKRVIVNIKNKGIVSPEVIGEAIQAYASRRLPGFSKGDVSRSRSILDTIVRLLPAEKGSVSCSFLLRLLKASVSVDSGEMVKAELVKRIGQQLEEASVDDLLIRAIDGEATMYDVHVVHKILEGFVLRDEDSKTELEDGNDEIPEVRKPGLDSEASKLMVAKLVDGYLTEIAKDPNLPLSTFVGLAEMVTNFPRPRHDSLYRAIDMYLKEHPGISKSDRKRICGLMDCKKLSVNACTHAVQNERLPSRVVVQVLFFEQVRANASSGCSTPDLPKAIRDLTAGVSYESSRSATTNTEDSEVTASAEELRALKEELAALKLQNGGLIDKVNGDTKRAATSRMKGLLSSKRIFSRIWSSKGGQGENSGSDSSESLGSASLEEAKYTPSRKGRHSVS from the exons ATGAAGTTCATGAAACTTGGATCCAAACCTGATACCTTTCAATCAGATGGGAAAAATATCAG ATATGTTGCTTCAGAGTTGGCTTCTGACATCGTTGTTAATATAGGAGATGTGAAGTTTTATCTGCATAAG TTTCCTCTTATGTCCAAGAGTGCTTGTTTGCAAAAGCTGGTAGCGAGCACTAGTGAAGGAAATGGTGATGAAGTTTATATCCATGACATTCCTGGAGGGCCTAGTGCCTTTGAAATATGTGCCAAGTTTTGTTACAGTATGACCGTTACACTGAATGCTTATAATGTCATAGCAGCAAGGTGTGCTGCAGAGTATCTTGAAATGCATGAGACTGTTGAGAAAGGAAACCTTATTTACAAGGTTGATGTTTTCCTTCACTCGAGCATCTTCCGAAGCTGGAAAGATTCAATAATACTTCTTCAGACCACTAAGTCATCTCGGTTACATATGTGTGAGGAAGTGAAGTTGATCAGCTACTGTATTGATGCTATAGCATCCAAGACATGTATTGATGTTCGCAAGGTTGATTGGTCTTACACCTATAACCGGACAAAGATACCAGAGGAAAATGGAAATTCGAATGGAATTAGAAGCCGTGTGGTGCCAAATGATTGGTGGGTTGATGACTTAAGTGAGCTTGAAATAGATCTTTATAAACGGGTTATTGTCAACATAAAGAATAAAGGGATTGTTTCCCCGGAAGTGATTGGAGAAGCTATTCAAGCTTATGCTTCGAGAAGGTTGCCAGGCTTTAGCAAGGGTGATGTCTCCAGATCACGCTCTATATTGGATACAATTGTAAGGTTATTACCTGCTGAAAAAGGTAGCGTCTCTTGTAGTTTCTTGTTGAGATTGCTAAAAGCATCCGTTTCAGTGGATTCTGGAGAAATGGTAAAGGCAGAACTAGTAAAAAGAATAGGGCAGCAACTGGAGGAGGCTTCTGTCGATGATCTTTTGATTCGAGCTATAGATGGGGAAGCGACAATGTATGATGTCCATGTCGTCCACAAAATACTAGAAGGTTTTGTGTTGCGTGATGAAGATTCTAAAACTGAGTTGGAAGATGGTAATGATGAAATTCCAGAGGTCAGAAAGCCAGGGCTTGACTCAGAAGCTTCAAAGCTCATGGTGGCGAAGCTAGTAGATGGATACCTTACAGAAATTGCCAAGGATCCTAATCTCCCTTTGTCAACATTTGTTGGTCTGGCAGAGATGGTCACAAATTTCCCTCGCCCTCGTCATGACAGCCTTTATCGCGCAATTGATATGTACCTCAAG GAGCACCCTGGGATCAGCAAGAGTGACAGAAAGAGAATTTGCGGGCTGATGGACTGCAAGAAGCTCTCTGTTAATGCATGTACACATGCCGTGCAAAATGAGAGACTTCCGTCACGTGTTGTCGTACAAGTTCTCTTTTTTGAGCAAGTCAGGGCCAATGCATCATCGGGTTGCAGCACCCCGGATCTGCCCAAAGCTATTAGGGACCTTACTGCTGGTGTTTCATATGAGAGCTCAAGATCAGCGACAACAAATACAGAAGACTCGGAGGTTACAGCCTCTGCTGAAGAACTGAGGGCATTGAAAGAAGAGCTGGCAGCCTTAAAGTTGCAAAATGGAGGACTAATTGACAAAGTTAATGGAGATACCAAACGTGCTGCCACTAGTAGAATGAAAGGCTTGCTTTCATCGAAGAGAATCTTTTCCAGAATCTGGTCAAGTAAAGGCGGGCAAGGGGAAAATAGTGGGTCAGATTCATCGGAGAGTCTTGGTTCTGCCAGCTTAGAAGAAGCAAAGTACACACCTTCAAGAAAAGGAAGACATTCAGTTTCTTAG